A segment of the Natrinema salaciae genome:
GGCGTTCTCGGCCGTTCAGCAGCGGCTCGACACTGACGCCGAAACGCTCGAGGCGGGATCGCAAAGCGCGCTCGACGATCGAAAACGCGACCGTCGTCCGGTACGAACGGGTCGTTCACTGGACGGGAACGGTCACCACCGATACGATCGCTACAGATGCGGCTGTCTCGTCTAGGTACTCGGAAATAGATCTGTGAGTAGACGGATCACGATACCTGGAGAATCCAGAGCCTTATTTTGGTGGATGCCATAATATGACATCATAGGAAGTAGGACTGAACGCTCATGAGCAACGACGACGAAACCGAGCGGGAAACCAGTGAATCGCCGAACTCCTCGTCCGACAGTCACGAAACGGGTCCCTCCGTTGGAGGCGCTCTTGAAACCGCTCTTCAGGCCGGACTGCGGTCGTTGTCCGACGGGTTGGCGAATCTACTCGAAGAGGCCAAAAGCGACAGAGCGGCCCCTCGAGCCCGTCCCTCGACCGGCAGAGAGGGGGAAGATCCGCGCCCAGACGACGTGAAACGCGAGCGGAAGACGCGGACGAACGGATCGACGGCCGAAGCGTGTTTGATCGACACTCGCGTCACCGACGACGAATTCGTCGTCGTCGCTGATATGCTCGGTGCAAGTATAGACGACATCACGGTCGCTATCGATCCACGAACGAACGAACTCGTTATCAGGAAGTCCGCGAGAGTCGTCGGACGGGTCGAACTCCCGCGGGACTCGCCCGACATCACGAAAGCGTGGTTCAAGAACGGGATCCTCGAAGTCTATCTGAAAGCGGACGATTCCGAACCACTCGAGGAGTCACGCGCCTAGAAGAGCGATTCGTTCCGGGCAAGATCGATCTGTTCCGGGTGCCGCGGGTGTCCCTATCGACGCGGACACGAGCCGTTCGGCGAATACGCTCGAGTCGTTCGGCGGTTGCGGCGATACCGGAGCGGCGACGCCGGTACCGATCAACCTCGGGACCCGTTTCGGACGTTCCTCGATCGAATAGCCGCGAACGGGCGGGAGGACGCCGTTTCGATCGACCGAATCCAGAGGCGTTATCACGTCCCGGTGGGACCGGAAGCTATGACATTCGCGGTTCCGGATTCGCTGCTCGGCGTCCTCCTGGCGAGCGTCGCCGCCGTCGGGTTCGCAGGGCAGTTTCTCTGCATCCGGCTCGGAACCGACGACGGGGACGTCACCGACGCGGTCCTCGTCGTCCTGGCCAGTCACGTCGTCCTGCTCGCGCCGGCCGTGTTCGCGCTCCACTCGCGGCCGTACGCGGCGCTTGTCACGCCGCTCTCGGTCGCGTCGTTCGCGGCGGCCGGCATCGTCGGTATGTTCGTCGCGCGCCTGCTGATGTTCACCAGTATCGAGGCGCTCGGCGCGAACGTGACTTCCCCCGTAATCGCGTCGAACGTCCTCTTCGCGACGATCTTCGCCGTCGTCGTCCTCGGGGAACGGCTGACCGCGAGTCACTTCGTCGGAATCGTCCTGATCGTCGCCGGCATCGCCGTCGTCTCCTGGGAGACCGCAGCCGCCGCCGATACCGACCGATCCATCCGAGAGACGGGCAAGACGATCGTGCTGCCGCTCGCCGCCGCCGTCTGTATCGGTATCGAACCGATCTTCGTCTCGATCGGGCTCGCCGAAGGGACGCCGATCCTGCCCGGCCTCGTCGTCATGGCGAGCGCCGCGACCGCCGGCTTCGTCGGCTACCTGGCGGTGACCGGCTCGCTGGGCGGGGTCCCCCTTCGCAGTCCGTCGACGGCGTGGTACGTCGCGGGCGGGCTCTCGACGACCGTCGGCTTCGTCGCGTACTTCGCGGCGCTCGCGGTCGCACCCGTCGTCCTCGTCATGCCGCTGCTCCAACTTACGCCGTTGCTGGTCGTCGTCCTCTCCGTCCTGTTTCTCCCGCGGCGACTCGAGCGCGTCACCTGGCGCGTCACCGCCTCCGCGGTCGTCGTCGTTCTGGGTGCGACGGTCGTCTCCGTCGTGGGGTGAGCCGCCCGGTGATCGCGCCTCGTCGTCCCGTCGGGGTCGTTCGGAACGTGGACTGTGGTGAACGGCCCGATCGCGTCGGCCGCTCGCGAACTACTCGAGCGGCCAGTAGTCAGCGTGCGCCTCGATCGCCCGGTCGACCGCCTGCTCGGCGAGCGCCGGGTTTCCTGCCATCCACGCGAACGGATCGTCGATCTCGGACTCGAGTCCGAGCGCGCCCTCGAGGACGCCGAGCGTCGCGTACGCGAGGTGGGTTATCTGATAGCCGCCCTCCTGTACGAGGGCGAGGGAGTCGTCCGCGTGCTCGGACGCCAGCGCCCGCGCCCGCTCGCCCAGGGACTCGAAGCCGGCTTTCGTGACGGTGTTCCGCCCCAGCGGATCCATCGTCCCCGGGTCCTGGCCCGCGCTCACCAGCAGGACGTCGGGATCGAACGCTCCCAGTACCGGCCCGACGAGTTCGTCCATCGCGTACCGGTACCCGTCGTCGCCGGTGCCGGCCGGGAGCGGAACGTTGACCGTGTACCCCTCGCCGTCGCCGGTCCCCTGCTCGGTGAGATCGCACGACTGCGGGTGGCTCACCTCGTCCCACGGCCAGTGGTCGTTGTGGAGGCTGACGAGGAGGACGTCGTCGCGGTCGTCGAAGATCTCCTGGGTCCCGTTCGCGTGGTGGACGTCCCAGTCGAGGACCGCCACGCGGTCCGCTCGCCCCGTCTCGAGCAAGTGGGCTGCGGCGACGGCGACGTTGTTGAAAAAGCAAAAGCCGTCGCTCTGGGACGACTGCGCGTGGTGGCCGCTCGGCCGGACGAGCGCGTACGGGAGCGCCGAGGTTCCGGGGTCGGCCGCGTGTTCGGCGGCGGCGATCGCTCCGCCAGCGGCGGTCGCCGCGGCGCGATACGTTTCCGCGTTGCCGCCCGTTTCCGCCGTGAGCCGACCGCCGCCGTCGTCGGCCCAGGAGCGAACCGCCTCGACGTACGACGCGGCGTGAACGCGGGTCAGTTCGGTTTCGGTCGCCGGCTCGATGTCGGCCCAGGTCGTCCGATCGCCGAGCTCGCTCCGGAGGATGGACCGGACGTTCTCGATGCGTTCGCGCCGATCCGGATGGGGCTCTCTCACCGCCAGCCGGCCGGTCCACGGCATCTCGAAATCGCCCGCGGGAGGAACGTGTGCCAGCGCCGCGTCGTCGTAATAGACGCACAGCTCGGTCATGTCGCCTCCGAGCCGTCGGCGACGGCGACCGCGGCCGTCTGCGGGCCGGTCCACGCCATCGCTGTCGTCGGGTCGGTCGTGGGGAGCAGCGGCCGAGGCGATCCGTCTGTCGAAGTGCACATCTCGACTGTAGCCACAGAGCGGGCGACGAAAAAGATCCCGACGGGGGCGGCCGTCGGCGGCTCAGGGAGACGGTTCGGAACGCGGTCGGCATCGAACCGCAACCGCCCCGGTCGACATCGTCCTCGCCGTCGTCGCAACCGGCTCAGCTTCGGCGTCGGTCACCACCAGCGGTTCTCGCGCAGTCGATCGACCGCCTCCCGAATCGTCTCCTCGTTTCGCGAGAAGGTAAACCGGATCCAGTCCGCGTCGGCGTCGGGGTCCGTGTAGAAGCTGCTTCCCGGCACGGCGGCGACGCCGGCCTCGCGGATGAGCCGATAGCAGAACTCGAGGTCGGCTTCGTCCGTCGGATACCGCGTCATCATGTAGTACGCGCCGTCGGGCGTGACGGGATCGAGCCCCGCCTCGACGAGCCCGTCGTAGAGCAGGTCGCGGCGCCGCTCGTAGGACGCGGACAGCTCCTCGTAGTACGAGTCGGGCAGCGAGAGCGCCTCGACGCCCGCCCGCTGGAACGGCGTCGGCGCGCAGATGCTCGTGTAGTCGTGGACCTTCCGGAGCTCCCGGGAGAGGTACTCGGGGGCGAGACAGAATCCGACGCGCCAGCCGGTGACGCTGAACGTCTTCGACATGCCGGTACAGACGACCGTCCGGTCGGCGAGGTCGCCGACTTCGACCGGGCTGAGGTAGTCGTCGTCGTAGACGATGTGCTCGTAAATCTCGTCGGTGAGCACGATCAGGTCGTGTTCGAAGACGATCTCCTCGATCCGCTCGAGTTCGTCGCGGGAGAACACCTTCCCCGTCGGATTCATCGGCGTGTTGAGCACGAGGATCCGGGCGTCTTCGGCCGCCGCCGCGAGCCGCTCGTAGTCGATCTCGAGGGTGTCGGTGATGTCGAGGGGGACGGCCGTCGCGCCGGCGAACTGGCTGGCCGGGATGTAGCTCTCGTAGACCGGTTCGAAGTAGATCACCTCGTCGCCCGGTTCCGCGAGCGCGAGCATCGTCGACATGATCGCCTCGCTGGTGCCGCTCGTGATCGTCACCTCGGTCTCGGGGTCGTATTCGACGCCCTTCCAGTCGGCGTACCGCTCCGCGACCGCGTCCCGGAGATCCGGGAGCCCCCAGGTGATCGTGTACTGGCTCTCCGCGTCGATCGCGTCTTTGGCGGCCGCCTTGATTTCGACCGGCGTCTCGTCCGCATCGGGAATCCCCTGCGAGAGGTTGATCGCGTCCTCACGGAGCGCTTCCCGAGTCATTTCGCGGATTACCGACTCGGCGACGCCGCTCGTTCGGGTCGTGCCGACGGCGTCGCTCGAAAGCGATCGCTCGCTCATCGTTGCCTCACCGTTGCGTTCGCGTGCTGGGTCGTCAGGTTCGTGTCCATCGTTCGTTCCGTATTCGTCGATTGTATCGTAATCGCTCCGCAAACCGTCGCTCGAGGAGCGCGGTCCGAGCCGACACGACGCGGTCGTCGCGGCGCGACATCGCTGCGTCGTTCGTCGGCGGCAGTTTCCTTGTCATTTCTCCGCACGGCGGCAATGGGTTGCCATCAACTGTGTTGCCGTAGCTGGCATAAAAGCGTACGCACTGTGTCGACGCGGACGCGGACCGACGACGGGTCGGCCGCTGAAACCAAACCTTGGTGTGTGTTGTCTGTGAGTAAGACTCGTATGGCACCGGAACTCGACAGGCGGACGTACGATCTGCTCCGTCTGGTCGACCGGCACGCCCCGATCGGCAGCATCCAGCTCGTCGAACTGATGCAGCTCCACGGGTACGATATCAAAGACCGGACGATCAGACTGACGCTTTCGGAGCTCGACGAACTCGGGCTCACGGAGAAAGTGCCCGGAAAGGGCCGCCGCCTCACCGACAGCGGACGCATGGAACTCGAGCAGGGGGACGTCAATAGCCGCCTCGGGCAGATCCGCGCGCGCATCTCCGCGCTCACGAGCCGCGTGAGCTACGACCCGATCGAGGACGCCGGGACCCTCGTCGCCGCCGCCGCGTTCATCGACGAGCCGGCGGTCGACGAGACCCTCCGGCTTCTCGAGCGGCTCGAATCGCTCCCGCTCGGTCCGGTTCCGGTCTCGCTCGAGGAGAGCGCCCCGGACGAGCCGGGGGAGTACCGGCTGCTCGCTCCCTCGAGCATCTCCCTCGACGGCGTCTTGCTCTCCCACGGGGTCGACGCAACCCTCTCGACGGCGGGCGTCCTCGAATACGAGCCCGTCGAAGCGCCGTCGGACGACGCCGACGCCGAACGCGGCGGTCGAATCGCGCGATACGTCGACGTGCTCAACGGCGAGGGGTCGTCGATCGACGTCATTTCGCTGTTGATCGAGGCCGGCCGAAGCGACGTCGCGAGCATCATCGAGGATGGCGACACCGGCCTCGTCATCGGTGACGATCGCGAATTCCCGATCAACAGGTACGAGGAAGCCCGGGATCTGGTCCACTCGAGTCGCGAGTCGCTCGGCGGGGCCCTCGACTTTCGACGACCGCGCGAACAGGACCACCACCCCAGCGGCAACTCCGCGTGGGCGTTCGGCTCGATCACGTACGTCGGGACCGGTGAGCTCCTGTTGACGACGCTCAACGAGTACGGCCTCTCCGACTCGTGGGAAACGCTGTACGGAACGGTTGCGAGAAAAGAACTCGAGCCGGTCGGGGCGGCTCGCGCGCCGCCGCTGGACCACTACTCGAGGTCGTAGACGTCCGGCCGGCGGTCCGCGAGGGCGTCGTCGCGATCCGTCAGCGCCTTGCGCCGCGCTCGCCGGAGGTCGCAGTCGGCGGCGAGCGCGTGCTCACCCGTCCGCGGAGCGGGGCCCGCGACCGGCACGCCGTTCGGATCGACGATGACGCTCTGCCCCTCGAACGAGGTTCCGCGTTCGGTTCCCGCGCGATCGGCACAGGCCACGAACACGCGGTTCGCGTTGGCGTGTGCGACCGTCTGATGGACGCCCATCGTCCAGCCGGCGGGCCGTTCGTCGCCCGCCGTCCCGTCGTCACCCGCCGGCTCGGGAACCCAGTTCGTCGGCACGGCGACGAGGTCGGCACCGGCTCGAGCCTGCGAGATCGTCTGTTCCGGAAACCAGAGGTCGTTGCAGATCTGCACGCCGAGCCGGCCGAACGGCGTCTCGAAGACCGGGACGTCGTCGCCGGCCGCGAACCATCGCTTCTCCTCGTTCCAGCGGTGGACCTTTCGGTAGACTCCCTCGACGCCGTCGGGCGAAACCACCAGCGCGCTGTTGTAGAACGCGTCGTCGTCGGCCTCGGCGAACCCGCCCACGATCCACGTGCCGGTCTCGGCGGCGACGGCCGCCCAGGCCCGGCCGGTCGGACCGTCGCGCGGTTCGGCCACGGCCGCGAGTTCGTCGGTCGACTCGAACACGTAGCCCGTGGTCGCGAGCTCCGGCAGCACGACGAGATCGGCGTCGGCGTTCTCCCGGACGGCGTCGACGGTTCGGTCCCGATTGGCCTCGACGGCCCCGAATTCCGGGACCGTCTGTGCGACGACGATCCTGGCGTCGGCCGGCGAACTCACTCCCAGATCCCTCCGGACATGCGCTCGATCGCGGTCATCACGACGACCGTGAGCGCGATGAAGACCACGCTCGCCGCCGCGATCGTCGGCGGGTACGAGTAGCGCAGCTGGTTGAAGATCTGTATCGGGATCGTGTCCACGAGGAACAGCGACAGCAGCCACGCGATGATGTACTCGTTCAGCGAGAGGATGAACGCGAACAGCGCGCCGGAGATCACGTTCGCCCGCAACAGCGGGTACGTGATCGTGCGGATCGTTCGCACCGGCGACGCGCCGAGGTTCATCGCGGCTTCCTCGTAGGTTCGATCGATCTCGCCGAGTCCCTGCGAGATCAGGATGAACGGGAACGGCGCGTAGAAGATCCCGTGGGCGACGATGATGCTCAGCTGAGAGCCGGCGAAGCCGATCTCCAGGAAGAACACGAGGAAGGCCACGCCGATGATCACCGGCGGAACCAGAATCGGCAGGACGCCGAGCGTTCCGAAGATGGCCCCGAGCCGGTAGTCGAACCGATCCAGTGCGAACGCGAGGGTTCCACCGATCGACGTACTGAGCAGCGCTGCAGCCGATGCGATCGTGAGGCTGTTGATCAGCGCGATCAGCCACGACGAGTCAGTGAAGAACTCGCCGTACCACTGCAACGAGAACCCGCCCGGCGGGAACGTCAGGAACTGCTCGGGAGTGAACGAGACGGCGACGATGATCCCGAGGGGAGCGGCGATGTACACCATGACGGCCGCCACGTACAGGCGGAAACTGACCCACGTTATCGACTCTCTGGTCGTCGAATCGACCGACGTCACCAGCGAATTCACGGCGCTCGAGATCGCACCGGCCGCCCCGGCGAGACCCGTCCGTTCGGCCGCGGCGGCGACACCGCGGCGGGCGCGCGCCCCGATACCGGTGGCGTTCGCGGCCGCCGTCGCGTCGTCCGATCCGCTGTCGACGGTCTCTATCTCCTCCGTTCCGCCGAGGCTCGCGGTCGTGACGCCGGTGAACCGAACGAACACCCAGAGGAACGCGAGCACGACGGCGATCAGCCCGATGCTCATCGCGGCCCCGAACGGGTAGTTGCTCTCGCTCATGATCTGCTGTTCGATCAGCACCGGCAGGGTCCGCTGTGCGGAACTTCCGAGGAGCCGCGGCAGCACGTACGACCCGAGTGCCAGGATGAAGACGAGCGCGGTGCCGCTGGTGATCCCGTGTTTCGACAGCGGGAGCGTCACCCGGCGGAACGTCGTAGCCGGTCCCGCACCGAGGTTCTTCGACGCCTCGAGCAGCTCGCCGTCGATGTTCCGAATGCTGCTGTAGAGCGTGAGTATCATGAACGGCAGGAAGACGTACACCATACCGACGATCAACCCCCAGTAGCCGGGGTAGAACGACTGGTGTTGGGAGAGGACCCCGGTGGCGACGCCGATCGAACTCAGGATCCCGTTGGAGGCCAGAATGACCTGCCACGCGTACGCCCTGATGACGTAGGTTACCCACAGCGAAGAGATGATCGTGATCAGCAGCGCGCTCCGCAGCCACGGTCGCCGCATCTGGGCGAGGTAGTACGCCATCGGATAGCCAAGCAGCAGCGAGATGACGGCCGTTACCAGCGAAATTTCGACCGTTAGCCACAGCTGCCCGAGATAGAGACTGCTCGTGAGAAAGCGCGTGTAGTTCTCGAGCGTGAACCCCATCTCGTACTGGCCGCCGGGAATGTTGACCCAGAAGCTGAACACCACCAGCATGGCCAGCGGCACGAGAAAGATCGCGACGAGCCAGCTCAGCGGGTACGACAGCACGTACCACTTCGCGTTCGCTCTGAGCCCCGCCCGTCCGGCCTCGCTGCCGTCGTCGGTCGCGGATGTCTCGGTCGCCATCTATTCCTCCACGATTCGGCAGTCGTCGGGATCGACGCGAACAGTCGCTCGCTGCCCCGACGATCGCTGGTTCAGGCCGCTCCGGCGAACGACGACGAGCTCTCTGCCCGCCTCGGTCTCGAGCCGGAACTCGACGCTGCTGCCGAGGTGCCGTTTGAACGTGATTTCGCCCTCGAAGACGTTCTCGACGCTGCCCGTCGAGCGGGTCCCGCCGTCGGCGCTCGCGGTCCCGAACTCGAACCGCTCCGGTCGAACGACGACCGAAACGTCCGCGCCGGGCTCGATCCCGGGGCGGCTCTTCGACCGAACGGTCACGTCTCCGCAGTCGACGGTCGCGTACCCGTCGTCGACCGCCGTCACCGAGCCGTCGAAGATGTTCGCGGTGCCGAGGAAGTCCGCGACGAATCGCGTGTCGGGATCGTTGTACACTTGGTCCGGCGGGCCGACCTGTTCGAACCGGCCGTCGTTCATCACGGCGAGTCGATCGGACATCGTCAGCGCCTCTTCCTGGTTGTGCGTGACGAAGACGGTCGTGATCCCGATCTCCTGCTGGATTCGGCGCAACTCGACTTGCATTTGTTCTCTGAGTTGCTTGTCGAGACTGGCCAGGGGCTCGTCGAGCAACAGCGCCTTCGGGCGCGGTGCCAGCGCTCGAGCGAGCGCGATCCGCTGTTGCTGTCCGCCGGAGAGCTGATCCGGCGTTCGATCGCCGACGCCGGGCAATTCGACCAGCTCGAGCATTTCGGCCACTCGCGCGTCGATCTCCTCGTCGGTGTACTCGCCCGACGCTTCCATGCCGTACGCGATGTTCTCGTGGATGGTCATGTGCGGGAACAGCGCGAAGTCCTGAAACACCATCCCCGTGTCGCGCTCGTACGGCGGCGCGTCGGTCACGTCCTCGCCGTCGATGCGGATCGACCCATCCGTCGGCGTTTCGAAGCCGGCGATCGTCCGCAGCGTCGTGGTCTTGCCACAGCCCGACGGCCCCACGAGCGTGACGAACTCCCCGCTCTCGATGTCGATGTCGACCCCCTTGACGGCGAGGACGCCACCCGGATAGCGCTTCGAGACCCCGGTGAGTGAGATCCCGCTCATTCGCCGACGATGAACTCCTCCCAGCGTTCGTTGACCCAGTCTTCCTCCTCGACGTAGAGCTCGTAGCTCGGGACGATGGCTTCGTCCGGCCCCGGACCCGCGATCTTCTCGTAGGTCTCGTCGTCGATCTCGGAGTGCTCGCGATCGATCGTCGGGCTCGTGTAGAGGTTCTCGGCGACGCGGTCCTGCACTTCGGGTCGGCTCGCGTAATCGATGAACTGCTGCGCCTCGTCTTTCAGCTCCGAGGTCTCGAGCGTCACCCAGTGCCCGGAGTCGAGGATCGATCCCTCCGAGACGAAGTTCGACTGCACCGGCGCGCCGTCGTCCTGCATGACCAGCGTGATGTCGCTGTACAGCATGCCACCGGGTACCTCGCCGTCGCGGAGCCGCTGCTGGAACTCCGCTTCGTTCTCGTACCAGAAGTTGGCCTGGGGCTTCACTTCCTCGAGCTTCTCGAACACCTCGAGCACGCCGTCCTGGTCGGTCAGGATCTCCTGTCCGTCGAAGAACACCTCCGCCGTGACGTCGAGCAGGAACGAGTTCGATGCGTAGCCCAGCAGGCCGAGCTGGTCCTCGTACTGGTCGTCCCACAGCGCTTCCCACGTGTCGATCGGTTCCTCGATCTCCTCGGTGTTCTGAACGAGGTTGATGTACCACGACAGCGCACCAACGCTCGAGATACCCCCGTCGGCTTCGCCGACGAGGTCGTCGCTGATGTACTCGAGGTTCTCGAAGTCGCCCTCGTCCCAGATGTGCCAGAGATCGGAGTTGAGGCCCTGGAGGACCCCCGTCTGAGCCATAATCGCGACGTCGACGGGCGCTTCGCCCGCCTGAACGCCGTTCTCGTACTGGGTGAGTGCTTCCTCGGAAGTGGGCTGGGCCTCCGACTTGACCTCGAAGTCGACCTCCTCGGTAAACGGACCGAACAGGTGTTCGTCCATCACCTCCTGGAAGACGCCGCCGTAAACGGCTACCGTTAGCGCGTCGTCACCGCTCTCGAGAAAGCCCGTACATCCTGCGAGTCCGGCCAGCGAAATCGCGCTTCCGCTGGCTGCGGTCGTTCGAAGGAATTTCCGTCGTCCGTGCGTGTACTTACCTGGCATTACCTTGCCACCGTTACTCTCCCATCTCCCTTTCTCATACATAAAACTTCCCACGTGACCGCGATATTCTGGTCATGTTTTACACACAACTGGATGAACCTGTCCCGATACACGATTATTCGACTGAATAGAAGACAGACGTAGATTATTGCGACCGTGAAAGTACAGAACGCGGACGTACCGCCGCGAGGGTCTCCCACTCGAGGGCGATTCCGGACTCGACACACGCGGAGATGAGGCATTCTGACGCCCCCGCGTACGTGAGCGACGCGAACTTCCACCCGGGTTCCCCCCACGGGAACGGGCCGGGCTCTCGAGGTCGGCGAACGTCGAGAACGCCGCCCAGGCGATCGCGGGTCGTCACCGCGAGTTCGGCGGCCGTGTCGTAGTGGACGAGCGGGAACTCGCGGTTGTCGGCGACCAGCAGTCCGGTTTCACCGTCGAGCGCGTTCGTGACGTCCGTCTCCCGGGCCCTGATCAACAGCGAGACCAGATCCACCGTCGCCCGCTCGTCGCCGATCACGTCGGTGAACCGGCGAATCGCGCCGCCGTGAACCGCCGGCTCCGGGTCGTCGTACGGAACGGTGTCCGGCCGCTGGTGATACTCGACGACGCCGATCGTGTCCGGGTGGCTCTCGATCCCGTGCGAGAGCAAGACGCCGTCGATCGTCACGCTCGAGGGGACCGCGACCTCGAGTCGGTCGCCGTCGGGTCCGTCGACCGGGTCGACCGCGGTCGGAACGGGGCCGAGCCGCGAGTCGTTCATCCGCGTCACCAGCTCGTCGAGGGTCGATCGATCCTCGCGCGAGACGGTCACGGTTCCGACGACGACGTCGCCCGCGTCGGCCGCCGGGTCGTAGGTGACCCGACTCGTGAGATCGGCGAGTCGTTCGCTGACGCGTTCGATCCGACCGCTGAGCCCGCCGCGCTCGAGTTCGCTGCGGCCGGCCGCCGTCAGTCGGCGTCCCTTTCCGCCCGCTTTCTCGGTCAGTCCCGCCTCGTCGAGGTCGGCGAGGGTGTTCCGGACCGTCCGCTCGGTCACCGAGTAGCCGTGTTCGCGGAGGTGCTCCGTGAGGTGGACGCTTCCGATCGGTTCGTGGGCCGCCAGCAGGCGGAGGATATCGTACGTTCGCCGGTCGGGATCGGTCGCCATTACGGGACTACTGCTGTGCCGCCGCTAAATGGGTGGCGAGATCCGCGAACGCGTCGACGTGGGCGTCGATCTCGTCGGCGGTGTGCTGGACGCTGATCGTCCACTGCTGGGAGGCGTCGTGGGGGTGCGGGATGACGCCCCTGTTCAGCATGCCGAACCAGTACGCCTCGTGGAACGGTTCGTCGACGGCCGCCCAGTCGCGGAACGTCCGGATCGGCTCCTCGGTGAAGTAAACCATTCCCTGCGAGCCGACGCCGGTCACCTGCGCCTCGAGCCCTTCGTCCTCGATCACGTCC
Coding sequences within it:
- a CDS encoding ABC transporter substrate-binding protein, which produces MPGKYTHGRRKFLRTTAASGSAISLAGLAGCTGFLESGDDALTVAVYGGVFQEVMDEHLFGPFTEEVDFEVKSEAQPTSEEALTQYENGVQAGEAPVDVAIMAQTGVLQGLNSDLWHIWDEGDFENLEYISDDLVGEADGGISSVGALSWYINLVQNTEEIEEPIDTWEALWDDQYEDQLGLLGYASNSFLLDVTAEVFFDGQEILTDQDGVLEVFEKLEEVKPQANFWYENEAEFQQRLRDGEVPGGMLYSDITLVMQDDGAPVQSNFVSEGSILDSGHWVTLETSELKDEAQQFIDYASRPEVQDRVAENLYTSPTIDREHSEIDDETYEKIAGPGPDEAIVPSYELYVEEEDWVNERWEEFIVGE
- a CDS encoding NrpR regulatory domain-containing protein, whose protein sequence is MATDPDRRTYDILRLLAAHEPIGSVHLTEHLREHGYSVTERTVRNTLADLDEAGLTEKAGGKGRRLTAAGRSELERGGLSGRIERVSERLADLTSRVTYDPAADAGDVVVGTVTVSREDRSTLDELVTRMNDSRLGPVPTAVDPVDGPDGDRLEVAVPSSVTIDGVLLSHGIESHPDTIGVVEYHQRPDTVPYDDPEPAVHGGAIRRFTDVIGDERATVDLVSLLIRARETDVTNALDGETGLLVADNREFPLVHYDTAAELAVTTRDRLGGVLDVRRPREPGPFPWGEPGWKFASLTYAGASECLISACVESGIALEWETLAAVRPRSVLSRSQ